TCGACATCAAAAATCCAATTGGTGGTAAACGGTTTACTGAAAACAAGCTGTAACTCTCTGGTATTTCGAAACAGTTTCGCTCCGCATTGGGTGTCATAGATAGTAATTTTCAGGATGAGGCTTGTTACAGTGGCAAACAGGCGCCCCAAATAATGCCTGACAGCTTTCCTTTCGATTGACCTGCTCAATAATCGTATTCTTGACCCGAACACCATGGTTTTTTTCGGTGTGTTGAGGAGGGTAATGAAGTCGTTGATTTCATCCAGTGGTGTGGCCAGGTCTGCATCCCAGTAGCCAATATTAGCGAAATTCATACTAAAGGCTTTCAGGAAACCCTGGCGTACAGCTTCGGCTTTACCGCTGTTGTTCTCTACGTTGACGGGCACAAAATGATCATGCTTGTCGGCAAGCTCGGTGAGCAGAGACCAGGTGCCGTCTGTGCTGCCATCATTAACCATTATGAAATGAATGTTTGCATTGGACGCGGCAAAGTCAGAAAAAGCCCTGGTGTCCAGGCGTTTTTCCTCGTTATAGCATGGAATGACTATTGCGGTTTTCTGCATATCGCCCATACAGACAGTCCTGGAATAGTAATGCCGTAACGATTCAGCCACAGTGTGATTTTGTTTTCTGTTGCCAGAAAACGGGCAATCAAAGAAGTGAAGGACTTTCCGTATCGCCAAGTTGTGACTCCGGAGAACTCTTTATTCCCAGGGCTTAATTTCCCCCAGCCCACAGAGGCTGTGCGGAAAAGAAGCAAGGAACTGAAAATATATCCAGAGCTCATCAGGTTGAGCCCTCCAGAACGGAGAACCTCTTCAAGTTGCTTTTTGTTGTATCGGCGATGATGCCCAAGGAAAGAATCGTGATTGCTATAAAGCCGGTTGAAGGCGGGTGCTGTAAGGATGAAAATAGCACCTGGCGCGGCAAGAGTATACATCTCCTTTAAAAATGCAACATCATCCTTGGTGTGTTCAATGACATCAAAAATTGTGACGATATCATAGAACTCTTTTTTAAGGGAATTTGTAGAGTGGTGGAAGGAGATAGAAGGGTGTCGTGCGGAAAATTCCGCAATAAGCTCTTCTGATAGGCTTGTGTCAACAGCGTCAATTACGGGCTGGTTGGTGTTGAATAACTCGGAAACCGTGTATCCGTCGCCGCAGCCAATATCAAGAATCTTTTTGTGCTCTGTGTTCAGATGTAAAGAGTTAAATAAATGCCTAAGGGTGCTGGTGCGCGAGACTTCCCATGGATGTCTGTTGCCGTCTAAAATTTTTAATTCAGCTAAATCCATTTATGGGGGGGTACCAAAAGCGTCGAGTATTGAGTGGCTATCACTCATCATCATCTTTTGGACTGATGTCCATTTTCTTTAGACGATAGCGCAAGGCATCTCTGGAAATATTCAGCAATTTGGCTGCTTTTCTCTGGTTGCCGCCGGTTTTATCCAGTGCTTTTTTGATGAACAGTTCTTCCATGGCTTCTAATGAAAGATCGTCGGGCAGCTGCATCTGGGGGGCGGCAGCGGAGCTTTGAGTAGTTGCTGGGCCAGTTGTAGACGTGGTCATTGCCGGAGTGTCGGGAGGCGGCAAGACGTCTTCAATGTTATCTAAAATGTCATCAGTGGATATTTCCGCACCGTCTGAAAGGACAACCAGCTTTTCTATAAGGTTTTTAAGTTGTCGGACATTCCCCGGCCAGTTTTGTTTGGAAAGAGTTTTCATGCCCTCGGCCGAAATGCTTTTTTGTTCAGTGCCATATTTTTGGCAAAAGCTATTCAGGAAGTTTTGGGAGAGCAGTTCAATGTCCTCTGGTCTTTCACGCAGTGATGGAAGCTCAATTGTAGCGATATTTAATCGGTAAAAGAGGTCAAGCCTGAACTTTTTCTCTTGAACCAGAGTGTTTAAGTCTTTATTTGTTGCGGCGAGAATTCGTACATCCGCCGGGGTGTCTTGCAGTGCGCCGATTCGCCTGAA
This portion of the Desulfobulbaceae bacterium genome encodes:
- a CDS encoding glycosyltransferase produces the protein MQKTAIVIPCYNEEKRLDTRAFSDFAASNANIHFIMVNDGSTDGTWSLLTELADKHDHFVPVNVENNSGKAEAVRQGFLKAFSMNFANIGYWDADLATPLDEINDFITLLNTPKKTMVFGSRIRLLSRSIERKAVRHYLGRLFATVTSLILKITIYDTQCGAKLFRNTRELQLVFSKPFTTNWIFDVEIIARIVLLNRYYNLPSLELTAVEHPLKKWSDVPGSKLNAIDFLKAVKELATIGKFLHAPGWKERCHKLAKNLQ
- a CDS encoding class I SAM-dependent methyltransferase; translated protein: MDLAELKILDGNRHPWEVSRTSTLRHLFNSLHLNTEHKKILDIGCGDGYTVSELFNTNQPVIDAVDTSLSEELIAEFSARHPSISFHHSTNSLKKEFYDIVTIFDVIEHTKDDVAFLKEMYTLAAPGAIFILTAPAFNRLYSNHDSFLGHHRRYNKKQLEEVLRSGGLNLMSSGYIFSSLLLFRTASVGWGKLSPGNKEFSGVTTWRYGKSFTSLIARFLATENKITLWLNRYGITIPGLSVWAICRKPQ